Proteins found in one Sorghum bicolor cultivar BTx623 chromosome 1, Sorghum_bicolor_NCBIv3, whole genome shotgun sequence genomic segment:
- the LOC8081217 gene encoding EVI5-like protein, with amino-acid sequence MDKKKAFDDTEPGPAPSRAVDRFGFIKPEQSNSPDGIPKGKSIHEREREERRIRKWRKMIGVGGSDWKHYVRRNPHVVKRRIRKGIPDCLRGLVWQLISGSRDLLLMNPGVYETLVIYETSASELEIIRDISRTFPSHIFFQQRHGPGQRSLYNILKAYSVYDRDVGYVQGMGFIAGLLLLYMSEEDAFWLLVALLKGAVHAPMEGLYQAGLPLVQQYLSQFEKLVIELMPKLGQHFVEEMINPSMYASQWFITVFTYSFPFHLTLRVWDVFLYEGIKVVFQVGLALLRFCHDDLVKLPFEKLLHSLRNFPEEATDPDVLLPLAFSFKVSTRLEELHKEYQNPGAGTSETSSSKRLQPLIAKTMSRVGSRVVSNLTAVSNLTADRK; translated from the exons ATGGATAAGAAGAAAGCATTCGATGACACTGAACCAGGACCAGCTCCTTCTCGTGCCGTCGACAGATTTGGTTTTATAAAGCCAGAACAAAGCAACTCACCTGATGGAATTCCAAAAGGAAAATCTATACATGAACGTGAAAG GGAGGAAAGAAGGATAAGAAAATGGAGGAAGATGATAGGTGTTGGTGGTAGTGACTGGAAGCATTATGTTAGAAGGAACCCTCATGTGGTTAAAAGGCGAATAAGGAAAGGAATTCCTGATTGTCTCAGAGGACTTGTTTGGCAGTTGATTTCAGGCAGTCGGGACCTCTTACTAATGAACCCTGGGGTTTATGAG ACACTGGTGATATATGAGACATCAGCTTCTGAATTGGAAATTATTCGTGACATATCACGCACATTTCCATCTCATATATTCTTCCAACAAAGGCATGGTCCAGGCCAAAGATCCTTGTATAACATTTTGAAAGCATATTCTGTCTATGACAGGGATGTTGGATATGTGCAG GGAATGGGATTTATAGCTGGGCTGCTGCTTCTTTATATGAGTGAGGAGGATGCATTCTGGTTATTAGTCGCATTGCTGAAGGGAGCTGTCCATGCACCAATGGAAGGCTTGTATCAG GCTGGTTTGCCGCTCGTGCAGCAATATCTGTCTCAGTTTGAGAAATTAGTTATTGAGCTCATGCCAAAATTGGGACAACACTTTGTTGAAGAAATGATAAACCCAAGCATGTATGCAAGCCAATGGTTTATCACAGTTTTCACATATTCCTTCCCATTTCATCTAACTCTTAGAGTTTGGGATGTGTTTCTTTATGAG GGTATTAAGGTTGTATTCCAAGTTGGATTGGCTCTATTGAGATTCTGTCATGATGATTTG GTCAAATTACCTTTTGAGAAACTGCTACATTCATTGAGAAATTTCCCTGAGGAGGCAACAGATCCAGATGTATTATTGCCACTTGCCTTCTCATTTAAG gtATCGACTCGTCTTGAGGAGCTTCATAAGGAGTATCAGAATCCAGGGGCAGGCACCAGTGAAACTTCAAGTAGCAAGCGGCTTCAGCCCCTCATAGCAAAAACAATGAGCAGGGTTGGCAGCCGTGTGGTGTCAAACTTAACTGCAGTGTCAAACTTAACTGCTGACAGAAAATGA
- the LOC8061128 gene encoding mitochondrial pyruvate carrier 1 isoform X2 codes for MSAAFKAFLNSPVGPKTTHFWGPVSNWGIILASVADTQKPPEMISGNMTGVLCVYSALFVRFAWMVRPQNYFLMATHSCNEVVQLYQLSRWARAQKFMEKKELGGPTIKTDPKP; via the exons ATGTCGGCGGCGTTCAAGGCGTTCCTGAACAGCCCAGTGGGCCCCAAGACGACCCACTTCTGGGGACCCGTCTCCAACTGGGGCATCATCCTCGCG AGTGTGGCTGATACACAAAAGCCCCCTGAAATGATATCCGGCAATATGACAGGAG TTTTGTGTGTGTATTCTGCACTCTTTGTCAGGTTCGCATGGATGGTACGACCTCAGAACTATTTCCTTATGGCAACCCACAGCTGCAACGAGGTTGTTCAGCTCTACCAGTTGTCTCGCTGGGCTAGGGCTCAAAA GTTTATGGAGAAGAAAGAGTTAGGAGGTCCAACCATAAAGACTGACCCTAAACCATAG
- the LOC8061128 gene encoding uncharacterized protein LOC8061128 isoform X1 has product MSAAFKAFLNSPVGPKTTHFWGPVSNWGIILASVADTQKPPEMISGNMTGVLCVYSALFVRFAWMVRPQNYFLMATHSCNEVVQLYQLSRWARAQKIYSRREELWNNLGQKKSSNLLDAMRRYRRVHLNYLIFINPHSPTATGQVLVLFPSPSSSIPLFPPFSTYLLALVDLSLPPPPSTRAALGDFRCFPSPMATALKSFLNSPVGPKTTHFWGPVANWGFVIAGLVDMNKPPEMISGNMTAAMCVYSGLFMRFAWMVQPRNYLLLACHASNESVQLYQLSRWARAQGYLEKKEPEAQQ; this is encoded by the exons ATGTCGGCGGCGTTCAAGGCGTTCCTGAACAGCCCAGTGGGCCCCAAGACGACCCACTTCTGGGGACCCGTCTCCAACTGGGGCATCATCCTCGCG AGTGTGGCTGATACACAAAAGCCCCCTGAAATGATATCCGGCAATATGACAGGAG TTTTGTGTGTGTATTCTGCACTCTTTGTCAGGTTCGCATGGATGGTACGACCTCAGAACTATTTCCTTATGGCAACCCACAGCTGCAACGAGGTTGTTCAGCTCTACCAGTTGTCTCGCTGGGCTAGGGCTCAAAA GATATACAGTAGAAGAGAAGAATTATGGAACAATTTGGGGCAGAAAAAATCTTCAAATTTATTGGATGCCATGCGACGATACCGCCGGGTGCACTTGAACTATTTAATTTTTATTAATCCCCATTCTCCAACTGCAACTGGACAAGTACTGGTCCTCTTCCCTTCCCCTTCTTCATCAATTCCTCTGTTTCCCCCGTTCTCCACCTACCTCCTCGCCCTCGTCGACTTGTCtcttccgccgccgccgtcgacgagAGCTGCGCTAG GTGATTTCCGCTGCTTCCCTTCTCCCATGGCGACGGCGCTCAAATCGTTCCTGAACAGCCCCGTCGGCCCCAAGACCACCCACTTCTGGGGCCCTGTCGCCAACTGGGGCTTCGTCATCGCG GGTTTGGTTGACATGAACAAGCCTCCCGAAATGATATCCGGCAATATGACAGCAG CCATGTGTGTATATTCTGGACTCTTTATGAGGTTTGCATGGATGGTACAGCCCCGAAATTATTTGCTTCTGGCATGCCATGCTTCCAACGAAAGCGTTCAGCTCTATCAGCTATCTCGCTGGGCTAGGGCTCAGGG GTACCTGGAGAAGAAAGAGCCAGAGGCCCAACAGTAA
- the LOC8061129 gene encoding uncharacterized protein LOC8061129: MEQQQVRGRRRRNGVLQVQDGSEIRSLVENKEAFTRFVDDRFQKLDADGDGRLSVRELQPAVADIGAAIGLPARGSSPQADHIYAEVLNEFTQGKQDSVSKPEFQRVLSDILLGMAAGLKRDPIVILRINGEDLNEFVESPRYEPEAMAIFSQVGVGVGVGSDNNATPKLRQCLLAALGQLTVDHGMPPASDSWVMENVVEPALQELSANQLDQPVSQEVFFQEFRKFLGIMALRLQQHPVIVAHTENTFDGSGIRRLLSNKFELDKLLDSVWRDVPKEHKDKTSKEYLRIALDRIADSASLPPFGAVDQVDAVVNEAFKMAKADEMKAVDEAEFKKLLTEILGAIMLQLDGNPIGVSTNTVVHEPMSTSSALLSPTPLSPMVSSPSE, translated from the exons atggagcagcagcaggtgagggggaggaggaggagaaacgGCGTGCTGCAGGTGCAGGACGGCTCGGAGATCCGTTCTCTCGTGGAGAACAAGGAGGCGTTCACTAGGTTCGTCGACGACCGATTCCAGAAGCTCGACGCCGATGGCGACGGGAGGCTGTCGGTGAGAGAGCTCCAGCCGGCCGTTGCTGACATCGGTGCCGCCATAGGGCTGCCGGCGAGAGGGTCGTCGCCGCAGGCGGACCACATCTACGCGGAGGTCCTAAACGAGTTCACTCAGGGGAAGCAAGACTCGGTGAGCAAGCCGGAGTTCCAGCGGGTGCTGTCCGACATACTCCTTGGGATGGCGGCTGGGCTGAAGAGGGACCCGATTGTGATCCTGAGGATAAACGGGGAGGACCTGAATGAGTTCGTCGAGAGTCCGAGGTATGAGCCTGAAGCCATGGCCATATTTTCACAAGTGGGAGTGGGAGTGGGAGTGGGGTCTGACAACAACGCAACGCCAAAGCTGCGCCAGTGCTTGTTGGCCGCTCTTGGACAGCTCACGGTCGACCATGGCATGCCACCAGCTTCTGATTCCTGG GTCATGGAGAATGTTGTGGAGCCTGCGTTGCAAGAGCTGTCTGCTAATCAGCTCGATCAGCCTGTTTCCCAGGAAGTCTTCTTCCAAGAATTCAGGAAATTTCTGGGCATCATGGCTCTAAGACTGCAACAGCACCCTGTGATCGTCGCCCATACAGAGAACACCTTTGACGGGAGTGGTATCAGGAGGCTACTGTCGAACAAGTTCGAATTAGACAAG CTGCTGGATTCTGTATGGAGAGACGTTCCGAAAGAACACAAAGATAAAACGTCGAAGGAGTACCTCCGGATTGCGCTTGATAGGATTGCCGATTCAGCGAGTCTGCCACCTTTTGGAGCCGTCGATCAG GTTGATGCTGTGGTGAACGAAGCATTCAAGATGGCGAAAGCTGACGAAATGAAGGCGGTGGACGAAGCAGAGTTCAAGAAGCTGCTGACGGAGATTCTTGGGGCCATCATGCTGCAGTTGGACGGCAACCCGATCGGTGTCTCAACCAACACCGTCGTCCATGAGCCCATGTCCACCTCCTCCGCGCTGTTGTCACCGACGCCGCTGTCTCCAATGGTGTCCTCACCAAGTGAATAA